The genomic region GCTTATCTGTTTTGAAATTGCTAGGATTTTAGGGTATAGCGCATTAAAAAAAATTATCTCGCCCGATGAGTTGTCCAGGTTTGATAATTTTATAAACAACCCAAAAGGCGAGATGGCGCTTTTTCTTTTATTTCTTATTCCGGGTATGCCAAAGGATATTTTGTCTTATATTGCAGGTATAACCCCTATTTCACTTTATAAATATTTAACGATCACATTTTTAGCCCGTTTGCCAGGGATAGTTTTTTCTTCATATATCGGTGCCAATCTATATAATAAAAACTATGTTTTGGTTATATCAGTGTCAGCTGTAGCTATTGGGTTGTTTGTCCTTGGCGTTTTAAAGAGAGATTATATCATGGAGCGAATAAATAAGCCCAATCGACAATGATATCAGAGGTTATTGTTTTGCTGTTGCTACGCCAGCTGACTCAAAAGTAGCCATTTCACTCTGAACATGGGTTGCTGCATCTATAATGTGAAGAGCCAGTGCAGCACCGGTGCCTTCTCCAAGGCGCATTTTCATATGTAGCATAGGGTAAAGTTCCAGTGTTTCCAGCATGAGTTTATGACCGGGTTCTTCAGACACATGGGATGCAATCATGTAATTAATAGCTTTAGGCTCAATTTTGCCTGCTATCATGGCTGCAGCGGTTGAGATAAAACCATCGATAACCACGGGGATTTTGTGGGCGGCGCCACCCAATATTACGCCGGCCAATCCTGCTATTTCTAATCCACCCACTTTTGATAAAACATCTATAGGATCTTCTGGATCAGGATTGTTTATTTCAATAGCCCTATTTATGACCATAGCTTTCCTGGCTAACCCGTTGTCATTTAAGCCAGTACCTCTGCCGACGGCTTTTTCTATAGGGCATCCTGTAAATACCTTAAGTATGGCGCTGCTGGGGGTGGTATTTCCTATGCCCATATCTCCTGTAGCTAAGATTGAGGCGCCTTTAGCGATTTGTTCTTCTGCTACTTCTATGCCAACCTCAATGGCCTTTATAGCTTCGCTTCGGCTCATTGCAGGGCCTTTAGTCATATTATTGGTACTGCGCCTTACCTTTCTTACTATAAGATCATGGTGCTCTACATCAACAGCGATACCTATATCACAGCACACGATTTCAGCACCTGCATGGCGAGAAAGCACATTTATAGCTGCGCCACCTGCCAGGAAATTTAGTACCATCTGGGGTGTTACTTCCTGGGGGAATGCACTTATACCTTCTTCTACAACTCCGTGATCTCCCGCCATAATGATGACAACCTTTTTTTCTAATTTTGGCATGGGATTACCTGTAATACCTGCCAGTTGCTTCACAATATCTTCCAGTACACCTAGGCTTCCCTGCGGCTTTGTGAGCATATCCAGATGCTGTTGGGCCATTTTTATGGCTTCTTTATTTAAATCTGTAATTCTTGATATGGTTTCATTTAACTTTGACATAATACAACCTCCCTCTATTATCTTTCATTTTCTCACGATATCTCCGTTTTTCTTCAATTTTCTCATTGCAACAAGAACCTTCTATGGCTTATATTATCATTTTTTACTCATATTCCCTCCAAAAGCGTAACCTTAATAAACCT from Caldanaerobius fijiensis DSM 17918 harbors:
- the cobT gene encoding nicotinate-nucleotide--dimethylbenzimidazole phosphoribosyltransferase, coding for MSKLNETISRITDLNKEAIKMAQQHLDMLTKPQGSLGVLEDIVKQLAGITGNPMPKLEKKVVIIMAGDHGVVEEGISAFPQEVTPQMVLNFLAGGAAINVLSRHAGAEIVCCDIGIAVDVEHHDLIVRKVRRSTNNMTKGPAMSRSEAIKAIEVGIEVAEEQIAKGASILATGDMGIGNTTPSSAILKVFTGCPIEKAVGRGTGLNDNGLARKAMVINRAIEINNPDPEDPIDVLSKVGGLEIAGLAGVILGGAAHKIPVVIDGFISTAAAMIAGKIEPKAINYMIASHVSEEPGHKLMLETLELYPMLHMKMRLGEGTGAALALHIIDAATHVQSEMATFESAGVATAKQ
- a CDS encoding TVP38/TMEM64 family protein yields the protein MWDKFKAFKWQIIGFIGFVTVFMVFMVKYGHYISLLARDPELFRKWIEGYGSKAFLMYILIQIIQVVVFIIPGEVVQIAGGYIYGTILGSILSVIGITIGSLICFEIARILGYSALKKIISPDELSRFDNFINNPKGEMALFLLFLIPGMPKDILSYIAGITPISLYKYLTITFLARLPGIVFSSYIGANLYNKNYVLVISVSAVAIGLFVLGVLKRDYIMERINKPNRQ